One part of the Stegostoma tigrinum isolate sSteTig4 chromosome 14, sSteTig4.hap1, whole genome shotgun sequence genome encodes these proteins:
- the LOC125457416 gene encoding uncharacterized protein LOC125457416 — translation MAGRPSSHWRNQGADAKPPMPQEGALLPAAKAASPRGSGSRSQGGRSKGGSPSSTKPSNTGRSRNPTVNTRNTETQRSTKSTTKGAEGNGNGVTQTTLVTGNANSGSKALGKERHTNKQVDKNSQASISTQPEMISKQRVAEIEKETRGQRENPAWFEQRRNRITASVAHKISHSKFVNGKSTEVPQSYLKPILGQGSNVMTPAMKWGVQNESVAIKKYEKLKSEDIERQVHVKSCGLFVDPEKHWLAASPDGVVVDKATGDTIGLVEIKCPYKHKNHTINKACEDKTFCLERNNGELQLKKNHPYFTQIQCQLAVAGLEQADLVVYTDRDVAIVPVKSDNKFWKETENKLEDFYTRAVLPELPELQKNNQVLANEE, via the coding sequence ATGGCAGGAAGACCATCTAGTCATTGGAGAAATCAGGGAGCTGATGCAAAACCACCAATGCCTCAGGAGGGAGCTCTGCTTCCAGCTGCTAAAGCAGCCAGTCCAAGGGGTTCAGGATCTAGAAGCCAAGGAGGTAGATCAAAGGGTGGGAGTCCCAGCTCAACCAAGCCGTCAAACACTGGAAGATCTCGGAACCCAACTGTTAACACCAGAAACACTGAAACACAGAGATCCACCAAGTCAACTACCAAAGGAGCAGAAGGCAATGGTAATGGTGTCACACAAACCACGTTGGTTACTGGTAATGCCAACTCTGGATCCAAGGCATTGGGTAAAGAGAGACACACCAACAAGCAAGTTGATAAAAACAGTCAAGCCAGCATTTCTACCCAACCAGAGATGATCAGTAAGCAGAGGGTAGcagaaattgagaaagagacacgGGGTCAAAGGGAAAATCCAGCTTGGTTTGAGCAGCGTAGAAACCGAATCACTGCCTCAGTAGCGCATAAGATTTCCCACAGCAAGTTTGTGAATGGTAAAAGCACTGAGGTTCCTCAGTCCTATCTTAAGCCTATTTTGGGCCAGGGCTCAAATGTTATGACGCCTGCAATGAAATGGGGTGTCCAGAATGAGTCCGTGGCTATCAAAAAATATGAGAAGCTAAAGTCTGAGGACATCGAGCGCCAGGTACATGTCAAGTCATGTGGGCTGTTTGTTGACCCAGAAAAGCACTGGTTGGCAGCAAGTCCTGATGGAGTAGTGGTTGACAAGGCAACAGGGGATACCATTGGCCTGGTTGAAATCAAGTGCCCCTACAAACACAAAAATCACACCATCAACAAAGCTTGCGAAGATAAAACATTCTGCTTGGAACGCAACAACGGTGAACTTCAACTGAAAAAGAATCATCCCTATTTCACCCAGATTCAATGCCAGTTGGCAGTTGCAGGCCTCGAGCAGGCTGACCTTGTAGTCTATACTGACCGTGATGTTGCCATTGTCCCAGTAAAATCTGATAATAAGTTCTGGAAGGAGACTGAAAATAAACTCGAAGATTTCTACACCAGAGCAGTCCTACCAGAATTACCAGAATTACAGAAAAACAATCAAGTGTTGGCAAATGAAGAGTAA